DNA sequence from the Pichia kudriavzevii chromosome 4, complete sequence genome:
TGCCACCCGAGGAGTGAATAACTTCTGAACATTTTTATAGTTGTTTGCACATAGTAGTATTCTGAAAAGCTTAACCATATTATCTGCTCTTTGGTTTTGCGACAATTTTGGTGTGGGTTTCTGCAGTTCCTCGGAATCAATATCCAAAGAATCGATCTGAATAATCGTATCATAAAGTTCGATTTGAATACGTGATGAACCAATGACATGGATCCTGAAAGTGACCAAACCTGCGGCTTCCTTCATCAATTGCCAAAATAGTTCAttctcaaaaataaagaatcTTGAGTTCTTAATTTTACTGACAAACGAATTACTGTTTTTAATAACTTCCCTTTCTATCGTACCGTACGAATCGGATTGGCCAACTAGCTCTGGTTGCTCATTAGGTGCTTGGGCGTATCTAAATAACTTGACGCTCACTATCTTCTCACCACCCCatgttttctctctttcattttgattcaatttttcaaattccaaGTGACCTTCTTCACCTTGTTTTAAAATTGCAATGCCTTTATCAAAATACTCACTGCCGGAATCGCCATAGCCATATTTCACAGCTAGAACCTTCTTTTGCTTTACTTCACCATTTTGGttagttttcaatgatgagCTCAAAGGAAGACTGCTCGAAGATCTCCCAGGTTCGACTGCCACTTGTGTTGTGACTGCTGTAATCACTTCGTTTGCCTCTAGCACCTCTAAAACTTCATTCCAATATGTGTGCCTCTCGTCTAAAGACTTGTTTAGATTCTTTACAGTTTCCTTCAAGAGTTCACTGGACTTTTTCAGACTCTCAAGCTTCCACCCGCTTCCGATTTTCATAGACTCTGATTCCTTCTGTTGTTCGTGTTCTTGGGGATCTGCAACATCCAAAGAAACTTTGTCAGCTGATAGTGAACCAGCCTTGAGATTCTGTTTGATGTGATCACTTAAGGAAGACAAACCAGCATTCGGCTTCGCTCCAGAGAGAAGCAGGGAAACAAAGTCTAACGCTAGTGTTGATGATCCTAGTGCAGTTCGAACGTTATTTAGCAGTTCTTCTCGCCTAACATTAACGTCAATCAAACTCTGATCGTTTTTTACGTCTTCTGATATATCATTGAAAGCGTTAAAGTCCTCAAATTTACTACCATCGTCCATCAACCCATCACCCCTATTGAGCTGTGTCCCTACTTGTGCGTTACCATCTAAAatattttgtattttttcttctgaaagTCTGTTGAATGACCCatatttatcaattatTCTTCTAACCGTATTTTCAGAAAGATGCGTGTAGT
Encoded proteins:
- a CDS encoding uncharacterized protein (PKUD0D04190; similar to Saccharomyces cerevisiae YER022W (SRB4); ancestral locus Anc_7.503) encodes the protein MEPIAEDHSMEKSETSEVDSIYPLPQINYLKFNTSIIKGEHLDLPNPYYRQQLEAERELNDYTHLSENTVRRIIDKYGSFNRLSEEKIQNILDGNAQVGTQLNRGDGLMDDGSKFEDFNAFNDISEDVKNDQSLIDVNVRREELLNNVRTALGSSTLALDFVSLLLSGAKPNAGLSSLSDHIKQNLKAGSLSADKVSLDVADPQEHEQQKESESMKIGSGWKLESLKKSSELLKETVKNLNKSLDERHTYWNEVLEVLEANEVITAVTTQVAVEPGRSSSSLPLSSSLKTNQNGEVKQKKVLAVKYGYGDSGSEYFDKGIAILKQGEEGHLEFEKLNQNEREKTWGGEKIVSVKLFRYAQAPNEQPELVGQSDSYGTIEREVIKNSNSFVSKIKNSRFFIFENELFWQLMKEAAGLVTFRIHVIGSSRIQIELYDTIIQIDSLDIDSEELQKPTPKLSQNQRADNMVKLFRILLCANNYKNVQKLFTPRVALNKDQNVMKSRHGFLLRPLLMYTKHNHTIHKLEKLLFDLLLEIGMDEVDAKATFTNNMTIKKYVNDPNQLQQFQNSKRCYNNDPFLRVSSKLAPISMLILKVRGLLICIKLESSYTTLHITMNVKVTKVEDKQILLESTFNSKRDTIKCLSWILQQSGI